The Patescibacteria group bacterium genome window below encodes:
- a CDS encoding small multi-drug export protein has product MIDYVGWFQNFPPEAAVMFIAAIPIAELRAALPVALLVYKMPFWSAFFWSVLGNMLPIFFIVYFIKPAANFLKKHWRVAERFFDWWFARVRRKFEKGILKYGINLALIIFVAIPLPITGAWSGAVASFLFGIPPRRALILIAFGVIIAGIIVGLLTGGGVYIFR; this is encoded by the coding sequence ATGATTGATTACGTCGGCTGGTTTCAAAATTTTCCTCCTGAGGCAGCAGTAATGTTTATTGCCGCAATTCCGATTGCCGAACTGCGTGCGGCCTTGCCGGTCGCGCTTTTAGTTTACAAAATGCCTTTTTGGTCAGCTTTTTTTTGGTCGGTTTTGGGGAATATGCTTCCCATTTTTTTTATTGTTTATTTTATCAAACCGGCAGCGAATTTTTTGAAGAAACACTGGCGGGTGGCAGAGAGATTTTTCGATTGGTGGTTCGCTCGCGTGCGCCGTAAATTTGAAAAGGGTATTTTAAAATATGGAATTAACTTAGCGCTCATTATTTTTGTAGCGATTCCATTGCCCATCACCGGCGCTTGGTCCGGAGCCGTTGCTTCATTTCTTTTCGGAATTCCGCCGCGGCGCGCCTTGATTTTAATCGCGTTTGGCGTTATAATAGCGGGAATTATTGTTGGACTTTTAACCGGCGGAGGAGTGTATATTTTTAGATAA
- the murD gene encoding UDP-N-acetylmuramoyl-L-alanine--D-glutamate ligase: MEFKDKKITVMGLGLLGRGVGVVKYLAGKGARVTVTDLKSAKDLALSVREIKKFLKNKKGAYPVKFILGKHRLQDFKNVDMVFKAAGAPLNSPFIAEAKKNGVPIFMDDALFARETEGKIIGITGTRGKTTTSNLIYEIAKATGKKTYFGGNVRGMATLPLLEKVKKNDLAVLELSSWQLQGWRDLKISPEISVVTNIYPDHQNYYKNSMAKYVYDKEAIFANQKKNDFLVLNKNCAWCKKMAKRAPSKVVWFSLNDVSRKWKIKILGEHNLENVAAAVAVGKILDLPTVKIKKAVENFRGVPGRLEFVREIHGVKYYNDTTATMPEATIAALRAIGGINIVLIAGGADKNLNFKNLAPEIKKYTKAVVLLSGTATPKLQKQLLITNYRLPIIVVRSMSDAVETAQKFATRGDVVLLSLAAASFGMFKNEFDRGDQFLREVKKIK, encoded by the coding sequence ATGGAATTTAAAGATAAAAAAATAACTGTAATGGGGCTCGGCCTTTTGGGGCGGGGAGTTGGTGTTGTAAAATATTTAGCGGGAAAGGGTGCGAGAGTGACTGTAACTGATTTAAAGAGTGCGAAAGATTTGGCGTTGTCAGTTCGGGAAATTAAAAAATTTTTGAAAAATAAAAAGGGAGCGTATCCGGTTAAATTTATCTTAGGAAAACATCGACTGCAAGATTTTAAAAATGTTGATATGGTTTTTAAGGCCGCAGGCGCGCCGCTTAATTCGCCTTTTATTGCCGAAGCCAAGAAAAATGGAGTGCCAATTTTTATGGATGATGCATTATTTGCCCGCGAGACAGAAGGTAAAATTATTGGCATTACGGGAACGCGCGGAAAAACAACGACCTCAAATTTAATTTATGAAATTGCCAAAGCAACCGGTAAAAAAACGTATTTCGGCGGCAATGTCCGTGGCATGGCCACGCTTCCGCTTTTAGAGAAAGTTAAAAAAAATGATCTCGCGGTTTTGGAACTTTCAAGCTGGCAACTGCAGGGTTGGCGGGATTTAAAAATTAGTCCGGAAATTTCAGTCGTAACAAATATTTATCCCGACCACCAGAACTATTATAAAAATAGTATGGCAAAATATGTTTATGATAAAGAAGCAATTTTTGCCAATCAGAAAAAAAATGATTTTTTGGTGTTGAATAAAAATTGCGCATGGTGCAAGAAAATGGCGAAACGGGCGCCAAGCAAAGTGGTTTGGTTTTCCTTAAACGACGTTTCACGCAAATGGAAAATAAAAATTTTAGGAGAACATAATTTAGAAAATGTTGCCGCAGCCGTGGCAGTGGGAAAAATTTTAGATTTGCCCACAGTGAAAATAAAAAAGGCCGTGGAAAACTTTCGTGGAGTTCCTGGTCGGCTAGAATTTGTGCGTGAGATTCACGGCGTGAAATATTATAATGATACGACAGCTACGATGCCCGAGGCGACGATCGCGGCGTTGCGAGCGATTGGTGGAATAAATATTGTTTTGATCGCCGGCGGAGCGGACAAGAATTTGAATTTTAAAAATCTGGCGCCGGAAATTAAAAAATATACCAAGGCAGTCGTGCTTTTATCTGGCACCGCGACCCCCAAACTCCAAAAGCAATTACTAATTACCAATTACCGATTACCAATTATTGTCGTCCGCAGTATGTCTGACGCCGTCGAAACCGCGCAAAAATTTGCCACACGCGGCGACGTGGTCTTATTGTCTCTCGCCGCCGCCAGTTTTGGAATGTTTAAAAATGAGTTTGATAGAGGAGATCAATTTTTGAGAGAAGTTAAAAAAATAAAATGA
- a CDS encoding UDP-N-acetylmuramoyl-L-alanyl-D-glutamate--2,6-diaminopimelate ligase, translating to MNIKELIKKIIPGFLLRWYHKTLALAANIFYGFPSNKLVVIGVTGTNGKSTTVHLIAKMFEGAGFKVGSTSTVGFKVADKECLNKKKMTMLGRFALQKLLRRMVAAGCRYAVIETSSQGVEQFRHLGVNYDVAVFTNLTPEHIEAHGGFLNYKKAKGKFFAHLTAKPKKMIDEKTVSKVSVVNLDDEHAEYFAEFPADEKYGYKIQNPKLQIPNKFQNPNFKIVEAENVEMGPGGSIFKLQTSNFIIHLLGEFNVYNSLAAAAVGLSQGLSLEIISKSLAEVRGVPGRMEFIDGGQNFKILVDYAPEPASMEKLYETACGPQFMVSRGKIIHVLGSAGGGRDKSRRPILGRIAGENADYVIITNEDPYDENPMEIINQVAAGATSKEDGVNLFKILDRGEAITKALSLARENDLVIITGKGSEQAICVANNKKIPWDDRGKVREILRKK from the coding sequence ATGAATATAAAAGAATTAATAAAAAAAATTATTCCGGGATTTTTGCTCCGGTGGTATCATAAGACGCTCGCTCTCGCGGCGAATATTTTTTATGGTTTTCCATCAAATAAACTCGTAGTGATTGGTGTGACCGGCACGAACGGAAAATCCACGACCGTGCACTTAATCGCAAAAATGTTTGAGGGTGCCGGTTTTAAAGTCGGGTCAACTTCTACGGTTGGTTTTAAAGTGGCGGACAAAGAATGTTTGAATAAAAAAAAGATGACCATGCTCGGCCGATTTGCTTTGCAAAAATTATTGCGGCGAATGGTCGCGGCCGGATGTCGGTACGCGGTTATTGAGACGTCTTCGCAAGGCGTAGAGCAATTCAGGCATCTCGGCGTAAATTATGATGTCGCGGTTTTTACTAATTTAACACCAGAACATATTGAAGCACACGGGGGCTTTCTTAATTATAAAAAAGCCAAAGGGAAATTTTTCGCGCATCTGACGGCGAAGCCAAAAAAAATGATTGACGAGAAAACGGTGTCCAAAGTTAGTGTGGTAAATCTTGATGACGAGCATGCGGAATATTTTGCGGAATTTCCGGCGGATGAAAAATATGGTTATAAAATCCAAAATCCAAAATTACAAATTCCAAATAAATTTCAAAATCCAAATTTCAAAATTGTTGAAGCCGAAAATGTGGAAATGGGGCCAGGCGGTTCCATCTTTAAGCTTCAAACTTCCAACTTCATAATTCATTTGTTGGGCGAATTTAATGTTTATAATTCTTTGGCTGCGGCGGCAGTCGGTTTGTCGCAAGGATTAAGTCTGGAAATTATTTCAAAATCACTGGCAGAAGTTCGCGGTGTGCCAGGTCGGATGGAGTTTATTGATGGAGGACAGAATTTTAAAATTTTAGTTGATTACGCGCCAGAGCCGGCTTCAATGGAAAAACTTTATGAAACCGCGTGTGGTCCGCAATTTATGGTTTCTAGAGGAAAAATTATTCATGTCCTCGGTTCGGCTGGCGGCGGGAGAGATAAATCTCGTCGGCCGATTTTGGGACGAATCGCCGGAGAGAACGCCGACTATGTTATAATTACGAACGAAGATCCCTACGATGAAAATCCAATGGAAATTATAAATCAAGTGGCGGCCGGAGCGACGAGCAAAGAAGATGGTGTGAATTTATTTAAAATTTTGGACCGCGGCGAAGCTATTACTAAGGCATTAAGTCTTGCCCGTGAAAACGATTTGGTGATTATTACCGGCAAGGGATCGGAGCAGGCGATTTGCGTAGCCAATAATAAAAAAATTCCATGGGATGACCGGGGAAAAGTCAGGGAAATTTTAAGAAAAAAATAA
- a CDS encoding PH domain-containing protein, whose protein sequence is MKDLIIKKISLKAGEEIIAVVRHYGLTLWPKILAVILLLVLPFFFIFPLFKWGYWGVALFLFPILLGVIFALKIFIVWYYNAFIITNRRVIDLDQRGFFERIVSEAALETIQDVSHRRKGIWQTIFRYGDVRIQIADTDTGLEIKNVRAPEVTQQLISDLLHPTRRKPDGTPDLSIAPPNDEEFKIIKENIADLDERQLEEIDNLIRDKIRQAKLKRLEEIKNIGQKEESSTRIPKNDILRE, encoded by the coding sequence ATGAAAGATTTAATCATCAAAAAAATAAGCCTCAAAGCTGGTGAGGAAATTATTGCCGTTGTTCGGCATTACGGTCTGACACTTTGGCCAAAAATTTTGGCCGTGATTTTACTTTTAGTTTTGCCATTCTTTTTTATTTTTCCACTTTTCAAATGGGGCTATTGGGGCGTGGCACTTTTTCTTTTTCCGATTTTACTTGGCGTAATTTTTGCCCTAAAAATTTTTATCGTTTGGTATTACAACGCTTTCATTATTACAAACCGGCGAGTTATCGATCTTGACCAGAGAGGATTTTTCGAACGGATTGTTTCCGAAGCGGCGCTAGAAACAATCCAAGATGTTTCCCACCGCCGCAAAGGAATTTGGCAGACGATTTTTCGCTATGGCGATGTTAGAATCCAAATTGCTGATACGGACACGGGTCTTGAAATAAAAAATGTCCGCGCCCCAGAAGTTACCCAGCAACTTATTTCCGACCTGCTCCATCCCACGCGGCGCAAGCCGGACGGAACTCCGGATTTGTCCATTGCTCCGCCGAATGATGAGGAATTTAAAATTATTAAAGAAAATATTGCTGACCTCGACGAAAGGCAACTTGAGGAAATTGATAATTTAATTAGAGATAAAATCCGTCAGGCAAAATTAAAAAGACTTGAAGAAATAAAAAATATTGGCCAGAAAGAAGAGAGCTCGACCCGCATTCCTAAAAATGATATACTTAGAGAGTAA
- a CDS encoding septum formation initiator family protein, whose translation MKKELNAKRVISSKLFLFLGVIVLGFLIFSFGKKFLESREIDREIKETGDEIARLEAKDNELESFLNFLSTDDFLEQEARLKFNLQKPGESVVIVPGTGVESANSGDQKESAVGNQTFSNPQKWWNYFFKS comes from the coding sequence ATGAAGAAAGAATTGAATGCCAAGCGAGTTATTTCCTCAAAACTCTTTTTATTTTTAGGTGTTATTGTTTTGGGATTTTTAATTTTTTCTTTTGGAAAGAAATTTTTAGAAAGCCGGGAAATTGACAGGGAAATAAAAGAGACAGGGGATGAAATAGCGCGGCTTGAGGCGAAAGATAACGAACTTGAAAGTTTTTTAAATTTCTTGAGTACAGACGATTTTTTGGAACAGGAAGCTCGGTTGAAATTTAATTTACAAAAACCAGGGGAATCGGTCGTGATTGTTCCCGGAACAGGTGTAGAAAGCGCAAATAGCGGGGATCAAAAAGAGTCAGCGGTCGGCAACCAGACATTTAGTAATCCCCAAAAGTGGTGGAATTATTTTTTTAAAAGTTAA